TCTCGGACCTATCTCCAACGGTTGATTCGCGATGGCGATGTCACCGTCAATGGCAAGGTTGGTAAACAACCGAGTTATGTGCTGCGGGACGGTGATCGGGTCTATCTAACGCTTCCACCACCGCGCCCTCTGGACACTGCCCAACCTGAGCAAATTCCACTCGACATCCTTCACGAGGATAGCCACTTAATCGTTCTGAATAAACCCGCGGGGATGCTTGTTCATCCTGCGAATGGGGTGAATGTTGGCACGCTGGTGAATGCATTGCTGGGGCACTGCACAGACCTTTCGGGTATCGGAGGTGTCGAGCGACCGGGGATTGTCCACAGGCTGGATAAGGGGACATCAGGGGTGCTCGTTGTTGCGAAAACGGATGTCGTGCATCGCGGACTCTCCGTTCAATTTGAACGTCATAGCATCACACGCCAATACGTTGCTGTCGTGTGTGGCGCGCCTACGGAAACCGCGGGGACGATTGATGCTCGAATTGCGCGGAGCCGACGGGATCGCAGGCGGATGACGACGGTTGAAACAGGCGGACGGCATGCCGTCACGCATTATGAGGTTTTAGAGAGGTATCCGCAATTCGCGCGTGTTCAACTGACGTTGGAAACCGGGCGACTCCATCAGATTCGTGTGCATCTGCAACATGTTGGACACCCAGTGGTCGGTGATACGGTTTATGGTGGTGAACAACGCGCTTTGAACGATGCCGATACGCCGCAACTGAAACAGATGCTCGCGCAACTGAAACGGCAGGCGTTGCATGCCCGTTTGCTCGGATTTGAGCATCCCGCAACGGCGGAACAGTTGACGTTTTCAGCGGAGATGCCGAAAGACATGCAACGGATTGTAGATGCCTTACAGCAGTCGAAAACTGTCAGCGCGTA
This sequence is a window from Candidatus Poribacteria bacterium. Protein-coding genes within it:
- a CDS encoding RluA family pseudouridine synthase yields the protein MNNETQVYDIQEDQRGTRLDRFLINATEGISRTYLQRLIRDGDVTVNGKVGKQPSYVLRDGDRVYLTLPPPRPLDTAQPEQIPLDILHEDSHLIVLNKPAGMLVHPANGVNVGTLVNALLGHCTDLSGIGGVERPGIVHRLDKGTSGVLVVAKTDVVHRGLSVQFERHSITRQYVAVVCGAPTETAGTIDARIARSRRDRRRMTTVETGGRHAVTHYEVLERYPQFARVQLTLETGRLHQIRVHLQHVGHPVVGDTVYGGEQRALNDADTPQLKQMLAQLKRQALHARLLGFEHPATAEQLTFSAEMPKDMQRIVDALQQSKTVSA